From the genome of Falco cherrug isolate bFalChe1 chromosome 10, bFalChe1.pri, whole genome shotgun sequence:
AGCTGTTGTTCATCCTGGTAAGCCTGGCAGACTGTTAGCCCTCACTGCCTACTCTGGCACACCTGTGCAGGGTTGGATGCCACCAGGCCCatgaattttattctttttgataAAGGTACAGTTTCTCAAACTTAGACTCATTAGAAAATGCTCAGGTGcccctttgtctttttttcGAAGGACTTAACAGGGAAATTccaaaaggtattttcttctcCCTAATTTTAATCTCCATGGCATTTACAGTGGCCTACTCACTCCGTATATTGGGAGGTTGCTCGGGAGCCATTGAAAGAAAGTGCTTTCTGTGTGGCTTATTACCATTGGCAATAGTCTTCACCTTCTTATACCAGGAAAAGTAGGTAGAACTCTTTAAGCTGCATGTGTTAGTTTCCTCACAGCCAGTTTGGTTTGGTGCAGCATATGCTACCTGTGATCATGGTACATTTTCAAAGCTCCTACTGACAGATCTTGGGATTTTGTTCGCTTTACAGCTGACTATGAGCTCACTCAACTCCAGGAAAAACTGAGAGAGACCGAAGAAGCTATGGAAAAATTAATCAACAGAGTGGGACCTAACTATGACAGGTATGTTTcaaattacagcattttaagGAGAGGTTCTGCTCTGATTAGAAATTAAACTTACATTGGCTatattaaaatagcattttgatTGCTATTTCACATTGTAGGGATTTGATTTTACACATCACACTTGTTGTTCTGCCatttttgtctttccagcatctgttttcaaaataattttttccaacATCATTTTccttaaacagaaaagcaactgtccctcccctccccctttgTACAGTGTGTTATTTGGAAGGTAATGACAGGTCtgtgtaaacagaaaataaaatgtctacATTTAAAGTATATGAAACAACCTGGCTTACGTGACCAAAGTAGTATTCTGAATGATGCCTAAGCAAGCCATTTGTTTTATGTTATTTTCCAGTTCTatggattatttttctaaatggaaGTGCTCTTATAATCTATGGAAATGCCTGTTAGAATAtccataaaatacttttttaaggGCAGATTTGTATAATAATCTGATTCCATAACTTGGTTCCACCTTGTAACCAGTAAATCCATGCATTTGCTTCtaaatataaaagtaaaaaaagagtTGCAAaatcaggatttaaaaaaatattatgtttgTTAATGTTTGCTATAAATCTGAGATTGCTATTCTACATTATAAAGAAACTCTGGTCTATATGTTTTTCAGAAGGAGTGTAACAACACACCGATAGGATAATGTGTAACTGCAGtgtttgaaaatttaaataccATGAACGTTGAAATGATGTTTGCAAGCAAAAAAGATAGCTGTTGAGGTTGAAACGCATGTTAACTTTGTCTGGACCAGCCAGTGCTTGTTTTAACCCATTCTGCAGGAACAGTTCTGTGCCAAACGTGCACCTTATGTTCATTTAAGCTTCAAACCACATTCTCTTTGAGTGTATAGTTTTCCCACGTTGCACCTGCCCTGTATTGCGGCTGCACTCATCTCAGCAAGACAAGGTGCCAGCCTTGCCTGCGTTAGGCCAGGCTCCAGCAGGAGAACCCCTAAGCTGCCCTGCTTACGTTCGTGAAACAGAAGGATACTATTTTGGCTATTACTCACCTCTGTTTTGTAGAGCTAACACAGTGCTCTATGCATAGCTTTAAGCTGCCAGAAATAGGCTTATGAGCTGCCCAGATACTGTGCTGACACTCAGGATAGGATAtttttttgctgagaaaatGGATTTAGGGTCTGATCCAGTATTTGTTGCACTCTGTGTTACTGGCTCAGAGCCTCTATTTAGTAGAACTTCCCTTCTTTGTTCAACCAAACTATTTATATAGATGGATCTAAAGGCCTCAGGGGAAATCAGAATATGAATCTAATACAGAATTTTATATGTAGCCTctaaagagaaggggaagagtaCCTCTAGATGGAGTAAAtaactgtttttcaaatacaCACAGACTTTGAAGCTTTCTTAATCTACACTGTGATACTCTTAAGTTCGGTAATACTGGATGAAtgtcttaaaacaaaatgtatgaTTAGAAAGTGTGATTAAAGTACGGAATACAGTGCTAGGCTTATTCGATCTGGATGTTGatagatttaaataaaaaggaaagaggaagagaacaaaTTTACTTGAGCACCATTTATTAACATGCACTTAAACAGAAatccttaaaacagaaaaggcagagaaagaaacaaccCGTATCAAAATTAAACTAATGCTGAAAGACGCCAGGTGAGACCATGGCCCATTATGCTAGATGTGGCAAAGTGACTCCCAGCCTGCCAAGTGAAGTATTAGTAAACAAACCAAAGGATGTATTTTGCATTGTCACAAAAAGCAATGTATCACTGTAGCACACAGTGTTTGTAATAGTGCTGAGATCTGAGCTCATGCCTCTGTGTCCTCTCACTATATTTCAGGAGCATTCTGGCTGAACTGCTCCAGGATTCATCCTGGCTTCCTCCTTCTGGTGGAGATTCTTAGAATCCAAAGACATtctaattttatatatttttgtcaaaaaaacctttgcttttgaaatccAGATAAGTTTGGAAGGACAGTTTATTCTCAGATAATACTATACCATAGGAAGAAATCCTCTTTCAAAGGAATAACACATAGTGTGCTGTatgattttattctgctttcttctgtagcaagtGTATGTGTTTTCTTGCTGTGGCTTGTCctgctcatttctttttctgtcaaaagCGTTTGAGTGAAGTGAGGGTGGAAGATCTCTCAATACTATTAGCTGGTTTTCTCAGATGGGATAGCTAATACTGTCCTGCCCTGTGTTGTAGAAGGTAGGCAGGCAGAAACTTGGAttcccttttgttttaatgaggTTTGAAGACCAACCTCCAAACCAACCAAGGAGACCTCCTTCCAAACTAGCGTACCAGTTGGAATTGCTACAGCCTTAAGTACAGAAAGCCCcttgcagaaatgcaaagctttcagaaagtacaagaaaaatacttttagtaGGTTGTGGCATGTATTAGAAAGGACTAGAAGCAAGGtagagaaagcaagagaaagaaggatCTACCTGTCTGGGTCCTCAGCAACATAACCAAACATAAACTAAGAGATGGATAAAGATAATTGTTACCTAATGCACACACTTAAATGGGTAAGCACATAGTGCCTAAGGATATAATGATTCATAGCTCTGAGAAAATCTAGCACTCTTCCCAGCTCTTTTTTTCAACAGGTTATAAATTCAGATTATGCAGTTTTGTAATTTATCATCACATCTCATCACTGAGGGGGACCTCAGTATCTCTGCTTCCTAAATTTAGACCTGAACATAGTCCAGCGTCTGTCAGCAGAGATGAGGAACCTTGCTGGGAATGTGACGATTCAGAAATAACGACTTGATCAATGGTTGTATAGGGCTCTCTGCATTAAAAGCATGTATAttgcttttttccaggcttttaGCAGAGTGTTTCGATGTTGGGACAGTCATATAATGGGTAAAAAAGGTTTCCCTACCCATTCTCACAGATGTCTTTGTTACCCATATTCTTTTCACCACTGTCTGTAAAATACGGCATTTTGAAACCACTTTAAATTGAAGAAtacttgtaaatatttttctcaatgAGAGTATTGTACAGTACgctcttgtaaaaaaaaaaatcttgatgtCTGGTAATTAGGTTAGAGAGAGAAATAATGCAGCTCAGTTATTTGTTCTTAAAGTCCTGTTTACCAGACTGTCAGCTGGAAAAACTGAAGTGTTTACCATAAACTGAGCAAATGTGATATGGAGGAGAGAGTGAGTGAGAGGCTGTACTCTGTGGGGTGCCATTTTTGGGCTATACCTGCAATTTAATAGAGATTCTTTTAAGTTtatgaagcaaaaaaataccAGTTGACATGTCTGAGATACCACGTTAGGTTACGGATTTCCACTGCAGTCATGATAGCTCTTTGGGAAATGTTCTCATCTCAGTGTAAGGATAAGAAACCTTTACTTTACCTCTTAGTGAGCACTTTGGGACTTTACAAAACATAAGCATTGCCACTATGAAAAGTAATAGGTGTGTTGGAGgtacaaacacacagagcaaaaataatGACCTTTTCTTACACTGTAAACCTTTTGCATCTGTTGTCCTCTTAGTATTCATAAGTGCATTTTACTCTGGTAAATCTCCCATATGCAGGCAGCCAGATGTCTTACACATTGCCAGCATTCTACAGTAAGTCTTCCTAGAGGCCTTAAATGAAGTAGAAATAGTGCATGGGCTTTGGTTTCTCTCTCTCTAGagggaaaatttcttttaaGCAAGGTGTATGAAGGAGCAGTACTCTGAAACACAGAGCCCTTGTGTTGCAGTAAGGCAGTAGTGCTTTCTAATGGGAGTGTCCAGCATATTAGGAATTTTCCTATATGAAATGCCACAGTAATGCAGCTGCGTTGATTGATCCTATTATCTGAGCTAACATATCTCCCCATTGTGCTAAGCAGATAGGCCTCTCTGTCTTCATCCAGATGATATATATTCAAATTACATACACTTTTTGTCTATAAAAGGAGGATTAGTTTGGCAGGTCTATTACAGCTTCTGTCAAAGGCAGCTAGCTGATGAAaccatttctttttgtgtgccTCTTAATTCACATCTCAGATTCTACAATCTGCATAGCCCAGGCTTTTGAGAAGATGCTGTCTCACGCCTTCGCTTGTTCTGTGGAACAAACTGCCACTGCAACTTCGAGGGGACTCGGTGCGACCTCCATATAGCATTGGGGCTGGTATCAGGTTTTCAAACTGTGAGGCAAAGTGCCCCTTAGGGGAACGACAGGGAAGTGATGTTTAGCCTTGTGATCTCAGTCAAGCAAATTAATCTGGTTAGCTGCTAATGAAACCAGTGGGCCTGCTCCTGAGCTAAGTTCAGTTACAGGCAGCTGTGCGTGCAGCTGTGCACGAAGTCTAGCCCAGGGTCAGCACTTTGATCACCATCGCACAAACCAGCAGTATGATGCTAATCTCTTTGGCTTTAAACCAGTATGACTGCTGCTTTTGGTGGAGCATCAGTCCCGTATATGTAGAGTAGCACAAAGTGCCTaatgaagtgctgctgcagtcaTGGCAGTtagaggaaaaactgaagatGGACACTGCAAGTTTTCACGCTTATGAGAATTCAGGTGCCTGAAACAAGGTTTAGGTAGATACTGATCACCTAACTCCAAAGTCATTGATATCTTTCCTGCTCCCGTCTTCCCATCTCACCCCTAAGATCCACTGAGCAGCTAGCTGTCTAAGCCTGGAGATAGTCTGTCTGATGGTCTGGAGATCACCAGAGGTCATCTGTCTGACTTCACATACCGCCTGCAGTTCAGCATTCTGTGCATGCTGAGGGCCACCCTTTCTGAGTAACTAGGGGCATTAATAGGTCCTGCCTAAAACGTGGCGAGATTGAAAAGCACTGGAGTAGTTCCTCAGTCCCCTGAGAGCCTTGAGCTGGCATTTACGCAGAGATCAAACACCTGGTCAAGAACACCTTGAAACTCAAGATGAAACAAGAACAACAGTCAGAACTGTTTTAACCCCCGGGTACAGCCAGTGTCTGTCTTATTCTGACTTGCTGAGGTAGTAGAGCTCAGATCACCACCCTCTGAATACAACTTTTTTGTCCATTAGATTTTTAGGAGGCTGTTTATTCCAGAGAAAATAACATGTAATAACTACATGATCTTATCTGTTGGAAGCAGTTATGTTACAACAGTAAGTAATTGCATTACCCGAGCAGTAGTAATTACTAGAATCAGCAGTGTAGAACCAGTCAGAATTAGAGTTAGCTTTTAACTGGATAAAAATCTCAGTCCTCTCCCACTCTCCCTCTAATTCTAAAGGGCAAGTTAAATGTAacaccttttcatttttaaatcttccttcctgtttctcctcccagctcccctccaGGCAGCATTGTTGACAGGGTATAATAACATGATGATTTGTGCAACTGAAATTTCTTAATGAGGCCTTGAACATTTAATACCTTTAATGGTCATAATAAGAGACTACTAGACTCTTGAGACTAATGTCTGTGTGAGACGTTTTGATCAGCCCCACAAGTTGTTTTAAATGTTGCATAGGTTCTGAATTGCATTTTCTTACAATGCTTCAAGCAAGGCATGACCTTCTAATTCTCACCTAAATTTCTCTAGTGTCTTTTGCACCACAACTTTACTTGTGTGCCACTTTCATCTTGCGCTCACATTGGCTGTACCTGCCTTCCTTTAcctgttttaaattttcaggCTTTCTGGATAAATGGATATAAATGGATATAAACCTTTATACTGAGCTGAAGTGCAGACCACATGCAGGTAGATGATTATAGTGATCATACTGCAGCCAGGATTCCTCAGACAGTGCTTCTGGGATGGACCAAACAGTTGGATTCAAACTCTGTTAGTAGTTTGTAATAATAGCGGACTGAATACTGGTGTCTAATATTTTCTAGCAGGACTCAGAATGTTACAACAGACCAGGAAAAAAGGCTACTTCAGCAACTCCGGGAAATTACTAGAGttatgaaggaaggaaaattcaTAGATGGCATCTCTCCTGAGAAGGAAGCTGAAGAAGCTCCTTACATGGAGGATTGGGAAGGTAAGCAAGAGCCTTTCTTACCATTACTCTGATgagaaaaattgaaataagGATTACTTAGTCCCTGATCCTTTCAAAAAATGTTGTTAGCTTTATCCTTCCTTTTCAGAAGtcagttttcaaaactttcCAAGAGATGGTTTGTTTTTCCAACCATAATAGAAAGAACATAAATTTTGAAGCATCCAGCATTCCCTTTAGTGTAAACACTACACTATCTGCTGCCAAAAGTGGCATATGAATATTCACATATGCTCCATCTGCTGCTGGGTCTTGGCTGCGGAAGGtttctatttttccctttccttgctgAGCTAGATTTCATGCAAAATCATAAACCCCTTGGAAATCAGATTCAATATGTTTTGGATAACTTTACTACTGATTAGTCATTCTTTCTTTGCTCCAGTGTTATAAAAGCCAACTGCAGGAAGCctgtcctttaaaaattctttatttttatgtccttTCTGTTACTTGATGCTTACTTGTTacataaatgtgttttcaaGATATCCTAGTTGAGTTGCTCactattataattttaaatgcagactTAATTCCTTGCTCTTTAAGAAGCTTTCAAAAATGATCTAAAACCTAAAGCATAAACAGTGGCCTCaagctctgttttctgaagtcaAGTTCATGatgcattttctaaaatgaaatgcacAAAGTCGTTGACAtacctgtttttttcagcttcataaATAATGCTGTTTATAGTGAAAGTCTTCACTCAGTCTGTaggcagaaacaaaaagaaaaggatctaTTTAAAGATATAAGACATGCAATTTTCACCTGTTAGTCTGCCATAGCTTTCAGCAAGGCTAAGATAGTCACTCCTGAAAGTCAGGGTTGATATCCTGGTTCCCTAAAAATAAGTGGAGTTTTCTCATTATCTCCCAAGAAGTCATGTTTTGCACATTCTCGCTATGGATTTAATACTGTGACATTTACATGGCATTAAATAGATGACACTCATACTGGCAGTGCTAAAAACAGCTGTTCTGACAAACTTGTGCATCCACCACTGAAGTCAGTACTGCTTTTAAATTCTGATAACACTTCAAGCTGCGTATCACTTTATTCCTAAGGTTATCCAGAAGAGACCTATCCTGTCTATGACAATTCTGGTTGCTTCAAGCGCAAACAGGACACAATCCTTGTAGATTACCCTGACCCGAGCCAGCCctctgcagaagagctggcAGAAAGAATGGAGGGCACAGAAGATGAGGAACATCTGTGCAATGAAACGCTGCTAATGGATCTCACCATGGGAAGGGGCGGTCATgatttaatgcagaaaaaggaCGAGGTCACTGGCATCAGCGAAGAGGAGGGGGACCTTCATCATAGCCAAAGCAGCGAGGAGTGCTGCTGTTGTTATCAGGGTGATGATCCTGCTGTTATAGCAGAGAATGCTGGATTCCACAACGAGAGCTGCAGCGAAGCAGAAGAGTCACCCCAAGAGGACCTGTCTGTGGAGTCGGAAGATGAAAATGCAGTCCTGAAGAAGCAGAAGGCCAGTGATTCGGATGAAACAGGCACACTGAGAAAGCGCAACACAAAAGGACTTGAGCAGTGAGGACAATAGTAGATGTTACCTAGATGATGAATGTAGAGGTCATAAACTGTCATTTGTGTGGTTTTAGTTCCCAGTGAAGACTTCCCTGTGTTCATCTTCTTGTAGCAGCTTCATTCCCGTGGTACCAAATCAGTCACATCATCTACTTGAACTGGAAGCCAGTGTCCTCTTCCATGCAGTCTTGTCGTGGCTTACCATGACGTTGCCAGCAACGCTTTGTCCTTGCTTTTTGGAGACTGGTATCTTGGGGCAGATTATGCAGGTCAGGTATTTGTGattctttcctttctaattcTGAAGAAACAGTCCTCAGTTTTGCCCTTTGTCATCCCAGAGTTAACCAAATGTCTCTTCTATCTTTCTCAAAAATGATTGTGTGCTACTAGTTATGAAAATTAATCCAATCCCTATATAGTTATGAGATTACCaggaagctggaggaaaaggatgCCTTCTTTCTCCTGCCTGAATGTTAACTGATCTGCAGAGCAGACTACAGTCACACACGTGACTGATGCGTCATTGCTGCTGTACACCCAAGAAACTGTTGTTGCTACAATCCACAGAATTCATACGCTACCCCAGCCCACTGCCCAGCTCACTCCATGCTGCGGCACCAGTACCCTAATCTATGTCGTGCTGCACAAAGAGCGTGAGCAAGGCTGAAGTGTTTAGAGTTGTTCTTTGTCTTTGCCATAGCTGCGGTGAAACTCCCAGATGAGTGCAGGAACTGAACCGTACTTTGTGTCAGAGAAGAAGACTAAAGATATCCCTGGGGATTAAAAAActcaaaagcagcaagaagatCTGTCCTTAAAAGTAGGGAAGAGAGCGAGGGTGAACCTCTGACTGAAAAGAAACCCTGCATCTTCCAGGCCCCCAGAACCTACTTTGGTGGCCTCCGACGCCTCCTGTTGTGCCGGCACAGCGGCCTGAAGGATGCCAgaccctctcctcccctctccctgggaCTCCGTGCAGCGGGGACGGCACCTCCCCACGCTCGGGATGGGGAAGGGCCCATGCAACACTTGGAAAGAGCAATTTTTTATGGAGTGCTAGGAGACCTTGTGCAGCTGGCCATGCCTCCTTTTCGCACCGGTGGGGTGTCTGggtgcttttccccttcccagcccctgggAGCCAGGTCAGTGGGGGGGTCAGTGAGGACCCCCGGCCCTCCTAGaacaccactgccaccatcTTGTCCCGGGGAGCCCAGGCGCACGAGGGGAGGCGGAGGGCAGACCCTGTGCCCAGGGGCAGCAGAAGAGCACAGAGGAGTGATCCCCAGGAAAGGAGCCCTCAGCTCCCCGACCCCCCTCCTTTTCTGACATGAGACCGTCTTTCAGGCCACAGGACCCCAACGCCCAGAACAGCCATATTGGACCACACGCGTCCCCATTGCAGTGGCCTTCTGGTGTCACAAGCCGCCTCGCTGCTGTTCGCTCTGGGCTCTGTAAACACGGGGACCCTGGCAGCTGGCCCGCCATTTGCTGAGCTTCGAGGCCCTCAGGTTCCAAGGATGCCTGGAAACACAAGGTCCCAGAGCAGTGTGTGGCTGCCCATCTGCGTGTGAGGGAGAGGACACGTGGCCGCAGGAGCACAGGGGAAGAGGAGGCCTCAGACAGGGGGCACCATCTGCCATGTGGACCATGGGGTGATGGTGTGGAGCCCGTGGGGGTGACTCTGCCCGCAGATCAAGCACGGATGCAGGTGGGtccccctccagcacagctccccgGGGCACCGCTGCGCCGTGCCAGGGCTCCCCTCCGCGATGCCGCAGGAGCGCCCGGCCCAGCCGCCGCAGCTGCCGTGAGCTGGGAGGCCCAGCCTCCGCACCGGCCTCCTGCGAGCTCACCCCTTCCATCTCCCGCCATCAGCCATCACGGTGTTCATTGCCACGGTGGGGTGAGCCCTTCCTTCTCATCCCCTcccctatttaaaaaaaaatcccaaaccaccagtaaaccaagaaaacagcagtaaaaatgctttcccctgctcctgtTTAGTACTTTGGTGACTGCATCTGgcctgccctgtcccctcccagtctccccagcccaggaagGACCCTGATGCCTTGGAGGTGGCGAGGGGTCGGGGCACCCAGCACACGAGCGCAGGCTGCAGGACCTGCCTCCCTCCGCTCCTTGgggtggcgaggcactggcacgggctgcccagagaagctgtggatgtgccatccctgggagtgttcAAGGTCgagctggatggggcttggagcaacctggtctgtTGGAAGAtgcctgtcagcctcacctctgtgcctggaaGGTGATGAACAGATCCTCCTGTAAGCTAGGAGTGAGCCCAGGACATCAATATTTGGCTTCAGGACTGACGCCTGCACTGAAACCTTGGTTTTGAAACCATGGAAGAGCCTTCAACAGACAAGGTATGCTGGGACCTGACGGGATCCACCTGTCCCTGTAGGGAAAACATGTCTTTGGGCGTAAACTGGTGGGGCTGATCGAGAGACCTTTAAACTGTAATCAGTATGGGGAGGGGGTGCCAGTGTTAAGTACGTTAATAGCAAGAGGGAGATCTAAAGACAACATTGGACCTATACTTGTTGAAGATGGTCATCTGACTAATGGGgatgaaggagaagcagaggcaTTCAATGCGTTTTTTGCCTCGGCCTTTAATAATATTGGTAGACCTTGGGCTGCCGGGTACCTGAGTCGGAGGGCCGTGACTGAGGGAACAGCGGCTTTTTGTTTGCAGACACTGGAGTTGTAGGGGACCAGCTGTAGCAGCTGAATGTTCACAAGCCCGTGGGGCCTGCTGGGATTCATCCCAGAGTGCTGACGGAGCTAGTGGATATTACGGCAGGATCCCTTTCGGTCTTCTGCCAAAGGTCTTGGGAGGCTGGGGAGGTCCCGGCTGGCTGGAAGCTGGCCAGTGTTATTCCAGTCTACAAAAAGCGCAtgagggaagacccagggaGCTACAGACCTGCTAGTCTAACCTTAGTTcctagaaaactgaaaaatcgTCGAGAAGATTATACTGAGTGCTATTGAAAGGTATTTAAAGAATAATGCGATTATCAGGCACGGTGAACATGGGTTCACAAAGGGAAGGTCCTCTTGAGTTTTATATCCTTCTGTGATAAGGTCACCCACCCagtggatgaagggaaggcagtgggtgtagtttttctggattttagtaatatttttttttttatactgtccaccacagcatccttctggacaagttgtccagctGTGGGATGAGCAGGTTCACGTTGTGCTGGGTGAGGAACTGGCTGAGGGGCAGGGCGCCAGGGCttgtagtgaatggggctacGTCTGGGTGGCAGCCAGTCACTGgcggtgttcctcagggttcagTTCTGTGCCCAGCCCTGTTCAATAGATTTATCGGTGCTCTGAGTGCAGGAGTTGAGTGCACCGTGAGCAAGATTGCTGGTAATgccaaactgggaggtgctgttgacttcTGAGGACAAGATGCCTTGCAGAGGGAGCTGGATAGCTGGGGGCATTGGGCAGtgattaatgggatgaaatgTAACAAGTCCAAATGGCAGACTCTGCACCTAGGACAGAGTGACGCCGGGCACAAGTACGAACTGGGAGAGGAGcgctggggagcagccctgcaggaagggACCCggggtgctggtcagcagcagctcagtaCCAGtcagcagcgtgccctggcagccgGGAGGGCAAACCCCATGCTGGGGGGCATCGAACACAGCATCGCATCAAGAGCAGCGACTGTCCTGCTGTATTCGGCACTGGGGCGGCCTCACCTGGAGCgctgtgcagttctgggccccacagtttaagaaggatgtgaaggtccttgaatgcgCCCAGAGGGGGGAACAcagctggtgaaggggctggaaagcatgtcctgtgaggagcagctaaggactttgggtttgtctagtttggagaaaagggggctgaggggtgacctgACTGCTCgctacagcttcctgaggaggggag
Proteins encoded in this window:
- the RIC3 gene encoding protein RIC-3 isoform X1; translation: MAYSTCCRVAMVSCLVLCVSLLLPRTFLSRGGGRQEPGAAPFAAPAPPEGKLNRFPPRMHYQATPDSRAAPHFPRSHLAEAVAKAKAGGGGGGSTGGTGRGLVGQIIPIYGFGIFLYILYILFKLASKGKTAAGERKCPTAAPGNMKRKITDYELTQLQEKLRETEEAMEKLINRVGPNYDSRTQNVTTDQEKRLLQQLREITRVMKEGKFIDGISPEKEAEEAPYMEDWEGYPEETYPVYDNSGCFKRKQDTILVDYPDPSQPSAEELAERMEGTEDEEHLCNETLLMDLTMGRGGHDLMQKKDEVTGISEEEGDLHHSQSSEECCCCYQGDDPAVIAENAGFHNESCSEAEESPQEDLSVESEDENAVLKKQKASDSDETGTLRKRNTKGLEQ
- the RIC3 gene encoding protein RIC-3 isoform X2, giving the protein MAYSTCCRVAMVSCLVLCVSLLLPRTFLSRGGGRQEPGAAPFAAPAPPEGKLNRFPPRMHYQATPDSRAAPHFPRSHLAEAVAKAKAGGGGGGSTGGTGRGLVGQIIPIYGFGIFLYILYILFKLASKGKTAAGERKCPTAAPGNMKRKITDYELTQLQEKLRETEEAMEKLINRVGPNYDRTQNVTTDQEKRLLQQLREITRVMKEGKFIDGISPEKEAEEAPYMEDWEGYPEETYPVYDNSGCFKRKQDTILVDYPDPSQPSAEELAERMEGTEDEEHLCNETLLMDLTMGRGGHDLMQKKDEVTGISEEEGDLHHSQSSEECCCCYQGDDPAVIAENAGFHNESCSEAEESPQEDLSVESEDENAVLKKQKASDSDETGTLRKRNTKGLEQ